From Scatophagus argus isolate fScaArg1 chromosome 2, fScaArg1.pri, whole genome shotgun sequence, a single genomic window includes:
- the naf1 gene encoding H/ACA ribonucleoprotein complex non-core subunit NAF1 isoform X1, with amino-acid sequence MDEKNEQTSPVHKLEGEEMEVTMTTQLENLIVSPDSADMSSDTQTHTEDKEDVLRASAAASLPVDSVCKTEDSDGDDSEDSDSDSSSSSSSSSSSSSSPSAPAFGDDDDDEGFSQPAPVKTRDEVLLEELPAVEEVSVSLPADAELQPVGTVSSIIQQLVIVQSLKDTPPLTEDSIIFRSDGLALAKVFEVFGPVSSPLYILRFNSADQIRNKELAEGLTVYYAPAIKEYTRYIFVQQLRLLKGSDASWKNDQEPPEEALDYSDDEKEQEAKRKLKSSKKKRDNNNPDNPAHITQNTSLQQERDVRHAGPPFRHQNPRNKHVPFRHAHTLPRHIHPPPIHTNVPPMYRPPFCPFPPPPPHPFSPPSFPLYPPHPPPSFFNPSFSSPLWPPNSVPFSDLPPPPPPPPPPPPPQ; translated from the exons ATGGATGAGAAGAATGAACAGACGTCACCAGTACACAAGCTGGAGGGCGAGGAGATGGAGGTTACGATGACGACGCAGCTGGAAAATCTCATTGTATCCCCCGACAGTGCGGACATGTCatcagatacacaaacacacacagaggacaaagaggatGTGCTTagagcctcagcagcagcatcacttcctgtggacAGCGTGTGTAAGACAGAGGACAGTGATGGCGATGATTCAGAGGATTCAGACAG tgacagctcttcgtcctcctcttcctcctcctcctcttcctcttccccctctGCTCCCGCCTTTGGggatgatgacgatgacgagGGTTTCAGCCAGCCGGCCCCGGTCAAAACCAGAGACGAAGTCCTGCTCGAG GAGCTGCCAGCAGTGGAGGAGGTGTCCGTGTCACTACCAGCAGATGCAGAACTGCAGCCTGTAGGAACGGTCTCCAGCATTATACAGCAACTTG ttatCGTTCAGTCTCTGAAAGACACGCCTCCTCTAACTGAGGACAGCATCATCTTTAGATCTGATGGCCTGGCTTTGGCCAAG GTGTTTGAGGTGTTTGGTCCAGTGTCCAGCCCGCTGTATATTTTGCGTTTTAACTCTGCAGACCAGATAAGAAACAAAGAGCTGGCAGAGGGACTGACCGTTTACTACGCGCCGGCCATCAAGGAGTACACAAGATACATCTTTGTACAACAGCTCAGACT CTTAAAGGGATCTGATGCATCCTGGAAAAACGACCAGGAGCCACCAGAGGAG GCTTTAGATTATAGTGATGATGAGAAAGAGCAGGAAGccaaaaggaaattaaaaagcTCCAAAAAGAAGCGGGACAATAACAATCCAG ATAATCCTGCCCACATTACCCAGAATACCTCACTGCAGCAGGAGCGTGATGTCAGGCATGCAGGGCCTCCATTCAGGCACCAGAACCCGAGGAACAAACATGTACCGTTCAGACATGCGCACACTCTACCCAGACACATACACCCGCCGCCTATACACACAAATGTCCCTCCAATGTACCGCCCTCCTTTTTGCCctttccctcctccacctcctcacccTTTTTCCCCACCCAGCTTCCCTCTCTACCCCCCTCATCCTCCACCCTCTTTCTTCAATCCgtccttctcttctcctctctggcCACCAAACTCTGTCCCTTTTTCtgacctccctcctcctcctcctcctccacctccacctccacctcctcagtgA
- the LOC124064907 gene encoding asialoglycoprotein receptor 2-like: MSVFFHPSESDINIELGEYQKFPKPGPDNGATERTPKSKLRHVSVVLLSFGLLCVLQGILNISLRVSPSEPTDEGETEEQSCAQGWVTYGCSCYYISSQRRSWDYSRQDCVHRGAHLVIINSRYEQFFLAGLTMAAWVGMTDREMEGTWIWVDGTPVNKHSLQWALGQPDGAFGGEDCGDLRTMTNFTGLNDFNCNARNQWICEQRLC; encoded by the exons ATGTCTGTGTTCTTTCATCCAAGTGAGTCTGATATCAACATTGAACTTGGTGAGTATCAGAAATTTCCCAAACCTGGACCTGACAATGGTGCCACAGAGAGGACTCCAAAATCAA agTTAAGACATGTCAGTGTGGTCCTGCTGAGCTTTGGCCTGCTGTGTGTCCTTCAAGGGATTCTCAATATCTCTCTGAGAGTTTCCCCAAGTGAGCCCACTGATGAAG GTGAGACAGAGGAACAGAGCTGTGCACAGGGCTGGGTGACATATGGCTGCAGTTGTTACTACATCTCctcacagaggaggagctgggacTACAGCCGGCAGGACTGTGTGCACAGAGGTGCTCACCTGGTCATCATCAATAGCAGATACGAACAG ttcTTTCTCGCCGGACTCACCATGGCAGCTTGGGTTGGGATGACTGACAGGGAGATGGAAGGAACTTGGATCTGGGTGGATGGAACACCAGTGAACAAACACAG CTTGCAGTGGGCCCTTGGGCAGCCTGATGGAGCATTTGGAGGAGAAGACTGTGGTGACCTTCGCACGATGACGAATTTCACTGGCTTGAACGACTTCAACTGTAACGCCAGAAACCAGTGGATCTGTGAGCAAAGATTATGCTAG
- the LOC124064914 gene encoding sterile alpha motif domain-containing protein 3-like, whose amino-acid sequence MISQLFEGSFKKQVKFMKVIQELKTDICNSVVAPATVSESSCAQSPQVSQRFPSVFVVPKFPKSIQTKLDSKEPCHKTGFYRTKIVGVLQETMAQYTMYPSGEDYVKVAKALVTKYPFLKDIEGNGYHTWHMSLKRKFKTERSPLVDEEEVKQFKAKFGHRKGKSKEAPTQTTCERRREMRNESEEGPIGEDAVSIDAHVKVLQMQYERTQPDRTIVEEKMRRTFLWRRCELQQDGMSAVEAIRKYPFLKTPCGLYQEMGRICKITDLSQRFRESFRSLVPSVLKAVHGKSCLEKEYLEARAEVTSEEVDDLEFRAALVLLPTIFKEKLDNYIALNDGDPATPYPTVQVAGTSNWRRIFSERRLPVNIKVDGTEPYVYTSIRTNLR is encoded by the exons ATGATTTCCCAGCTCTTTGAGGGTTCCTTCAAAAAGCAGGTCAAATTTATGAAAGTCATCCAAGAGCTAAAGACAGACATTTGCAACAGTGTTGTGGCTCCAGCTACAGTGTCTGAGTCAAG TTGTGCTCAAAGTCCACAAGTGTCACAAAGATTTCCCAGTGTCTTTGTTGTGCCAAAATTCCCCAAGAGCATACAGACTAAATTGGACAGTAAAGAACCATGCCATAAAACTGGATTTTATCGCACCAAAATAGTTGGTGTCCTTCAAGAAACCATGGCTCAGTACACAAT GTATCCTTCAGGTGAAGATTATGTGAAGGTTGCCAAGGCACTTGTTACCAAATACCCTTTTTTGAAGGATATAGAAGGGAATGGATAT CACACCTGGCACATGTCATTGAAAAGGAAGTTCAAAACTGAACGTTCACCACTCGTGGATGAAGAAGAAGTCAAACAATTCAAAGCAAAATTTGGTCATCGCAAAGGCAAGTCCAAAGAGGCACCAACCCAGACTACGTGTGAAAGAAGACGTGAAATG AGAAATGAGTCTGAAGAAGGTCCTATTGGCGAAGATGCTGTCTCAATTGATGCCCATGTAAAAGTCTTGCAAATGCAGTATGAACGGACTCAACCAGATAGAACCAttgtggaggaaaaaatgagACGCACATTTCTCTGGAGAAGATGTGAGCTGCAACAAGACGGAATGTCAGCTGTTGAGGCCATCAGAAAGTATCCCTTCCTGAAAACACCATGTGGG CTGTATCAAGAAATGGGACGAATCTGCAAAATCACAGATTTAAGCCAACGTTTCCGAGAATCATTCAGAAGTCTGGTACCCTCTGTGCTGAAAGCAGTCCATGGGAAGTCCTGTCTGGAGAAGGAATATTTGGAGGCCAGAGCTGAAGTAACTTCAGAGGAAGTTGACG aCCTAGAGTTCCGAGCTGCCTTGGTGCTCTTACCAACTATCTTCAAAGAGAAACTGGACAACTACATTGCACTGAATGAT GGAGATCCAGCTACACCTTACCCAACTGTTCAGGTGGCCGGCACATCAAACTGGAGACGAATATTCAGCGAGCGTAGACTCCCCGTGAACATCAAGGTGGATGGAACCGAGCCCTATGTCTACACTTCTATCAGGACGAATTTGAGGTAG
- the naf1 gene encoding H/ACA ribonucleoprotein complex non-core subunit NAF1 isoform X3, with product MDEKNEQTSPVHKLEGEEMEVTMTTQLENLIVSPDSADMSSDTQTHTEDKEDVLRASAAASLPVDSVCKTEDSDGDDSEDSDSDSSSSSSSSSSSSSSPSAPAFGDDDDDEGFSQPAPVKTRDEVLLEELPAVEEVSVSLPADAELQPVGTVSSIIQQLVIVQSLKDTPPLTEDSIIFRSDGLALAKVFEVFGPVSSPLYILRFNSADQIRNKELAEGLTVYYAPAIKEYTRYIFVQQLRLLKGSDASWKNDQEPPEEALDYSDDEKEQEAKRKLKSSKKKRDNNNPDNPAHITQNTSLQQERDVRHAGPPFRHQNPRNKHLSHGPVSSLHSLAFTQSHSHVCKKIKKKCDCFPVCKICTVENKCTAWM from the exons ATGGATGAGAAGAATGAACAGACGTCACCAGTACACAAGCTGGAGGGCGAGGAGATGGAGGTTACGATGACGACGCAGCTGGAAAATCTCATTGTATCCCCCGACAGTGCGGACATGTCatcagatacacaaacacacacagaggacaaagaggatGTGCTTagagcctcagcagcagcatcacttcctgtggacAGCGTGTGTAAGACAGAGGACAGTGATGGCGATGATTCAGAGGATTCAGACAG tgacagctcttcgtcctcctcttcctcctcctcctcttcctcttccccctctGCTCCCGCCTTTGGggatgatgacgatgacgagGGTTTCAGCCAGCCGGCCCCGGTCAAAACCAGAGACGAAGTCCTGCTCGAG GAGCTGCCAGCAGTGGAGGAGGTGTCCGTGTCACTACCAGCAGATGCAGAACTGCAGCCTGTAGGAACGGTCTCCAGCATTATACAGCAACTTG ttatCGTTCAGTCTCTGAAAGACACGCCTCCTCTAACTGAGGACAGCATCATCTTTAGATCTGATGGCCTGGCTTTGGCCAAG GTGTTTGAGGTGTTTGGTCCAGTGTCCAGCCCGCTGTATATTTTGCGTTTTAACTCTGCAGACCAGATAAGAAACAAAGAGCTGGCAGAGGGACTGACCGTTTACTACGCGCCGGCCATCAAGGAGTACACAAGATACATCTTTGTACAACAGCTCAGACT CTTAAAGGGATCTGATGCATCCTGGAAAAACGACCAGGAGCCACCAGAGGAG GCTTTAGATTATAGTGATGATGAGAAAGAGCAGGAAGccaaaaggaaattaaaaagcTCCAAAAAGAAGCGGGACAATAACAATCCAG ATAATCCTGCCCACATTACCCAGAATACCTCACTGCAGCAGGAGCGTGATGTCAGGCATGCAGGGCCTCCATTCAGGCACCAGAACCCGAGGAACAAACAT CTCTCTCATGGACCTGTCTCATCTCTGCACTCTCTTGCCTTCACACAGTCGCACAGCCATGtctgcaaaaaaatcaaaaagaaatgtgattgtTTTCCGGTTTGTAAGATATGCACTGTGGAAAACAAGTGTACAGCGTGGATGTAA
- the naf1 gene encoding H/ACA ribonucleoprotein complex non-core subunit NAF1 isoform X2, with product MDEKNEQTSPVHKLEGEEMEVTMTTQLENLIVSPDSADMSSDTQTHTEDKEDVLRASAAASLPVDSVCKTEDSDGDDSEDSDSDSSSSSSSSSSSSSSPSAPAFGDDDDDEGFSQPAPVKTRDEVLLEELPAVEEVSVSLPADAELQPVGTVSSIIQQLVIVQSLKDTPPLTEDSIIFRSDGLALAKVFEVFGPVSSPLYILRFNSADQIRNKELAEGLTVYYAPAIKEYTRYIFVQQLRLLKGSDASWKNDQEPPEEALDYSDDEKEQEAKRKLKSSKKKRDNNNPDNPAHITQNTSLQQERDVRHAGPPFRHQNPRNKHVIRIPFHLISMSILDSCSSSEALHNTVPCGHIVSVLQLLQGVYRMKSAQKLCTWRSRSFSIQFHNGHASLVVLAI from the exons ATGGATGAGAAGAATGAACAGACGTCACCAGTACACAAGCTGGAGGGCGAGGAGATGGAGGTTACGATGACGACGCAGCTGGAAAATCTCATTGTATCCCCCGACAGTGCGGACATGTCatcagatacacaaacacacacagaggacaaagaggatGTGCTTagagcctcagcagcagcatcacttcctgtggacAGCGTGTGTAAGACAGAGGACAGTGATGGCGATGATTCAGAGGATTCAGACAG tgacagctcttcgtcctcctcttcctcctcctcctcttcctcttccccctctGCTCCCGCCTTTGGggatgatgacgatgacgagGGTTTCAGCCAGCCGGCCCCGGTCAAAACCAGAGACGAAGTCCTGCTCGAG GAGCTGCCAGCAGTGGAGGAGGTGTCCGTGTCACTACCAGCAGATGCAGAACTGCAGCCTGTAGGAACGGTCTCCAGCATTATACAGCAACTTG ttatCGTTCAGTCTCTGAAAGACACGCCTCCTCTAACTGAGGACAGCATCATCTTTAGATCTGATGGCCTGGCTTTGGCCAAG GTGTTTGAGGTGTTTGGTCCAGTGTCCAGCCCGCTGTATATTTTGCGTTTTAACTCTGCAGACCAGATAAGAAACAAAGAGCTGGCAGAGGGACTGACCGTTTACTACGCGCCGGCCATCAAGGAGTACACAAGATACATCTTTGTACAACAGCTCAGACT CTTAAAGGGATCTGATGCATCCTGGAAAAACGACCAGGAGCCACCAGAGGAG GCTTTAGATTATAGTGATGATGAGAAAGAGCAGGAAGccaaaaggaaattaaaaagcTCCAAAAAGAAGCGGGACAATAACAATCCAG ATAATCCTGCCCACATTACCCAGAATACCTCACTGCAGCAGGAGCGTGATGTCAGGCATGCAGGGCCTCCATTCAGGCACCAGAACCCGAGGAACAAACAT GTCATACGCATtccttttcatctcatttcaatGAGCATTCTGGACTCTTGCAGCAGTAGTGAGGCATTACATAATACTGTCCCTTGTGGGCACATTGTGAGTGTATTACAATTGTTGCAAGGAGTATATCGAATGAAATCAGCACAGAAATTGTGCACTTGGCGCAGCAGGTCATTCAGTATTCAGTTTCACAATGGGCATGCTAGCTTAGTGGTATTGGCCATTTGA